atataggtcaaaagcaaatatgggaaaaacgcaaatatgggaaaaacgcaaatatgggaaaaacgcaaatatgggaaaaacgcaaatatgggaaaaacgcaaatatggaaaaaactcaaatatgggaacaacgcaaatatgggaccaacgcaaatatgggaaaaacgcaaatatgggaaaaacgcaaatatgggaaaaacgcaactatgggaaaaacgcaactctgggaaaaacgcaactatgggaaaaacgcaactatgggaaaaacgcaactatgggaaaaacgcaagtatgggaaaaacgcaaggttgggaaaaacgcaagtatgggaaagacgcaagtatgggaaagacgcaagtatgggaaagacgcaagcatgggaaagacgcaagtatgggaaagacgcaagtatgggaaagacgcaagtatgggaaaaacgcaagtgtgggaaaaacgcaagtatgggaaaaacgcaagtatgggaagaacgcaaatatgggaataacgcaaacatgggaaaaacgcaaatgtagtgaaagagaaatttgtggcacaacttgacaagaggaaagaatcagttggtaggacatagtctgaagcctcaagggttaacgaaatataggtcaaacgcaaatatgggaaaaacgcaaatatgggaaaaacgcaaatatgggaaaaacgcaaatatgggaaaaacgcaaatatgggaaaaacgcaaatatgggaaaaacgcaaatatgggaaaaacgcaaacatgggaaaaacgcaaacatgggaaaaacgcaaacatgggaaaaacgcaaacatgggaaaaacgcaaacatgggaaaaacgcaaacatgggaaaaacgcaaacatgggaaaaacgcaaacatgggaaaaacgcaaacatgggaaaaatgcaaatgtagtgaaagagaaatttgtggcacaacttgacaaaaagaaagaatcagttggtaggacatagtctgaagcctcaagggttaacgaaatataggtcaaaagcaaatatgggaaaaacgcaaatatgggaaaaacgcaagtatgggaaaaacgcaagtatgggaaaaacgcaagtatgggaaaaacgcaaatatgggaaaaacgcaagtatgggaaaaacgcaagtatgggaaaaacgcaagtacgggaaatacgcaagtacgggaaatacgcaagtacgggaaaaacgcaagtacgggaaaaacgcaagtacgggaaaaacgcaagtacgggaaaaacgcaagtacgggaaaaacgcaagtacgggaaaaacgcaaatacgggaacaacgaaaacatgggaacaacgaaaatatgggaacaacgaaaatatgggaacaacgaaaatatgggaacaacgaaaataagggaacaacgaaaatatgggaacaacgcaaatatgggaacaacgcaaatatgggaacaacgcaaatatgggagaaacgcaaatatgggagaaacgcaaatatgggagaaacgcaaatatgggaaaaacgcaaatatgggaaaaacgcaaatatgggagaaacgcaaatatgggaaaaacgcaaatatgggaaaaacgcaaatatgggaaaaacgcaaatatgggaaaaacgcaaatatgggaaaaacgcaaacatgggaaaaacgcaaacatgggaaaaacgcaaatatgggaaaaacgcaaacatgggaaaaacgcaaacatgggaaaaacgcaaacatgggaaaaacgcaaacatgggaaaaacgcaaacatgggaaaaacgcaaatgtagtgaaagagaaatttgtggcacaacttgacaagaggaaagaatcagttgctaggatatagtctgaagcctcaagggtcaaacgcaaatatgagaaaaatgcaaatatgggaaaaacgcaagtatgggaaaaacgcaagtatgggaaaaacgcaagtatgggaaaaacgcaagtatgggaaaaacgcaaaaatgggaaaaacgcaaatatgggaaaaacgcaaatatgggaaaaacggaaacatgggaaaaacgcaattatgggaaaaacgcaattatgggaaaaacgcaattatgggaaaaacgcaattatgggaaaaacgcaattgtgggaaaaacgcaattatgggaaaaacgcaattatgggaaaaacgcaattatgggaaaaacgcaattatgggaaaaacgcaattatggaaaaaacgcaaatatgggaaaaatgcaaatgtaagaaaaaagaaattcgtggcacaacttgacaataggaaagaatcagttggttggaCATAGTCTGATCATGAAGGGttcaggaaatatgggaaaaacgcaaacatgggaaaaatgcaaacatgggaaaaatgcaaacatgggaaaaacgcaaacatgggaaaaacgcaaacatgggaaaaacgcaaacatgggaaaaacgcaaacatgggaaaaacgcaaacatgggaaaaacgcaaacatgggaaaaacgcaaacatgggaaaaacgcaaacatgggaaaaatgcaaaagtagtgaaagagaaatttgtggcacaacttgacaaaaagagagaatcagttggtaggacatagtctgaagcctcaagggttaacgaaatataggtcaaaagcaaatatgggaaaaacgcaaatatgggaaaaacgcaagtatgggaaaaacgcaagtatgggaaaaacgcaagtatgggaaaaacgcaaatatgggaaaaacgcaagtatgggaaagacgcaagtatgggaaaaacgcaagtatgggaaatacgcaagtacgggaaatacgcaagtacgggaaatacgcaagtacgggaaaaacgcaagtacgggaaaaacgcaagtacgggaaaaacgcaaatacgggaaaaacgcaaatacgggaaaaacgcaaatacgggaacaacgaaaatacgggaacaacgaaaatatgggaacaacgaaaatatgggaacaacgaaaatatgggaacaacgaaaatatgggaacaacgaaaatatgggaacaacgcaaatatgggagaaacgcaaatatgggagaaacgcaaatatgggaaaaacgcaaatatgggaaaaacgcaaacatgggaaaaacgcaaatatgggaaaaacgcaaatatgggaaaaacgcaaacatgggaaaaacgcagacatgggaaaaacgcaaacatgggaaaaacgcaaatatgggaaaaacgcaaacatgggaaaaacgcaaacatgggaaaaacgcaaacatgggaaaaacgcaaacatgggaaaaacgcaaacatgggaaaaacgcaaacatgggaaaaacacaaacatgggaaaaacgcaaacatgggaaaaacgcaaatgtagtgaaagagaaatttgtggcacaacttgacaagaggaaagaatcagttcctaggatatagtctgaagcctcaagggtcaaacgcaaatatgagagaaatgcaaatatgggaaaaacgcaagtatgggaaaaacgcaagtatgggaaaaacgcaagtatgggaaaaacgcaagtatggcaaaaacgcaaaaatgggaaaaacgcaaatatgggaaaaacgcaaatatgggaagaacggaaacatgggaaaaacgcaattatgggaaaaacgcaattatggcaaaacgcaattatgggaaaaacgcaattatgggaaaaacgcaattatgggagaaacgcaattatgggaaaaacgcaattatgggaaaaacgcaattatgggaaaaacgcaattatgggaaaaacgcaattatgggaaaaacgcaattatgggaaaaacgcaattataaaaaaaacgcaaacatgggaaaaacgcaaacatgggaaaaacgcaaatgtagtgaaagagaaatttgtggcacaacttgacaagaggatagaatcagttggtaggacatagcctgaagcctcaagggttaacgaaatataggtcaaaagcaaatatgggaaaaccgcaaatatgggaaaaacgcaaatatgggaaaaacgcaaatatgggaaaaacgcaaatatgggaaaaacgcaaatatgggaaaaacgcaagtatgggaaaaacgcaagtatgggaaagacgcaggtatgggaaaaacgcaggtatgggaaaatcgcaggtatgggaaagacgcaggtatgggaaagacgcaggtatgggaaagacgcaggtatgggaaaaacgcaggtatgggaaaaacgcaagtatgggaaaaacgcaagtatgggaaaaacgcaagtatgggaaaaacgcaagtatgggaaaaacgcaaatatgggaaaaacgcaaacatgggaaaaacgcaaatgtagtgaaagagaaatttgtggcacaacttgacaagaggaaagaatcagttggtagggcatagtctgaagcctcaagggttaacgaaatataggtcaaaagcaaatatgggaaaaacgcaaatatgggaaaaacgcaaatatgggaaaaacgcaaacatgggaaaaacgcaaacatgggaagaacgcaaacatgggaaaaacgcaaacatgggaaaaacgcaaatgtagtgaaagagaaatttgtggcacaacttgacaagaggatagaatcagttggtaggacatagcctgaagcctcaagggttaacgaaatataggtcaaacgcaaatatgggaaaaacgcaaatatgggaaaaacgcaaatatgggaaaaacgcaaatatgggaaaaacgcaaatatgggaaaaatgcatatatgggaaaaacgcaaatatgggaaaaacgcaaatatgggaaaaacgcataaatgggaaaaacgcaaatatgggaaaaacgcaaatatgggaaaaacgcaaatatgggaaaaacgcaaatatgggaaaaacccaaatatgggaaaaacccaaatatgggaaaaacgcaaatatgggaacaacgcaaatatgtgaacaacgcaaatatgtgaacaacgcaaatatgggaacaacgaaaatatgggaacaacgaaaatatgggaacaacgaaaatatgggaacaacgcaaatatgggaacaacgaaaatatgggaacaacgcaagtatgggaaaaacgcaagtatgggaaaaacgcaagtatgggaaaaacgcaagtatgggaaaaacgcaagtatgggaagaacgcaaatatgggagaaacgcaaacatgggaaaaacgcaaacatggggaaaacgcaaacatggggaaaacgcaaacatggggaaaacgcaaacatgggaaaaacgcaaacatgggaaaaacgcaaacatggggaaaacgcaaacatggggaaaacgcaaacatgggaaaaacacaattatgggaaaaacgcaaatgtagtgaaagagaaatttgtggcacaacttgacaagaggaaagaatcagttggtatgacgtagtctgaagcctcaagggttaacgaaatataggtcaaacgcaaatatgggaaaaacgcaaatatgggaaaaacgcaaatatgggaaaaacgcaaataagggaaaaacgcaaatatgggaaaaacgcaaatatgggaaaaacgcaaatatgggaaaaacgcaaatatgggaaaaacgcaaatatgggaaaaacgcaaatatgggaaaaacgcaaatatgggaaaaacgcaaagatgggaaaaaggcaaagatgggaaaaacgcaaagatgggaaaaacgcaaagatgggaaaaacgcaaagatgggaaaaacgcaaagatgggaaaaacgcaaagatgggaaaaaaccaaagatgggaaaaacgcaaagatgggataaacgcaaacatgggaaaaacgcaaacatgggaaaaacgcaaacatgggaaaaacgcaaacatgggaaaaacgcaaacatgggaaaaacgcaaacatgggaaaaacgcaaacatgggaaaaacgcaaacatgggaaaaacgcaaacataggaaaaacgcaaacatgggaaaaacgcaaacatgggaaaaacgcaaacatgggaaaaacgcaaatgtagtgaaagagaaatttgtggcacaacttgacaagaggaaagaatcagttggtaggacatagtctgaagcctcaagggttaacgaaatataggtcaaaagcaaatatgggaaaaacgcaagtatgggaaaaacgcaagtatgggaaaaacgcaagtatgggaaaaacgcaagtatgggaaaaacgcaagtatgggaaaaacgcaaatatgggaaaaacgcaaatatgggaaaaacgcaaatatgggaacaaggaaaatatgggaacaaggaaaatatgggaacaaggaaaatatgggaacaaggaaaatatgggaacaaggaaaatatgggaacaaggaaaatatgggaaaaacgtaaatatgggaacaacgcaaatatgggaacaacgcaaatatgggaacaacgcaaatattggaaaaacgcaaatatgggagaaacgcaaatatgggagaatcgcaaatatgggagaaacgcaaatatgggataacgcaaatatgggagaaacgcaaatatgggagaaacgcaaatatgggaaaaacgcaaatatgggaaaaacgcaaacatgggagaaacgcaaacatgagaaaaacgcaaacgagggaaaaacagaaacatgggaaaaacgcaaacatgggaaaaacgcaaacatgggaaaaacgcaaacatgggaaaaacgcaaacatgggaaaaacgcaaacatgggaaaaacgcaaacatgggaaaaacgcaaacatgggaaaaacgcaaacatgggaaaaacgcaaacatgggaaaaacgcaaatgtagtgaaagagaaatttgtggcagaacttgacaagatgaaagaatcagttggtaggacatagtctgaagcctcaagggttaacgaaatataggtcaaaagcaaatatgggaaaaacgcaaatatgggaaaaacgcatatatgggaaaaacgcatatatgggaaaaacgcatatatgggaaaaacgcatatatgggaaaaacgcaaatatgggaaaaacgcaaatatgggaaaaacgcaaatatgggaaaaacgcaaatatgggaaaaacgaaaatatgggaaaaacgcaaatatgggaaaaacgcaaatatgggaaaaacgcaattatgggaaaaacgcaattatgggaaaaacgcaattatgggaaaagcgcaattatgggaaaaatgcaagtgtaagaaaaaagaaattcgtggcacaacttgacaataggaaagaatcggttggttggacatagtctgaagcatgaggggttcaggaaatatgggaaaaacgcaagtatgggaaaagcgcaagtatgagaaaagcgtaaatatgggagaaacgcaaatgtagtgaaagagatatttgtggcacaacttgacaagaggaaaaaatcagttgctaggacatagtctgaagcctcaagggtcaaacgcaaatatgagaaaaatgcaaatatgggaaaaacgcaaatatcggaaaaacgcaaatatgggaaaaacgcaaatatgggaaaaacgcaaaaatgggtaaaacgcaaaaatgggaaaaacgcaaaaatgggaaaaacgcaaaaatgggaaaaacgcaaaaatgggaaaaacgcaaatatgggaaaaacgcaaatatgggaaaaacgcaaatatgggaaaaacgcaaatatgggaagaacgcaaatatgggaataacgcaaatatgggaaaaacgcaaatatgggaaaaacgcaaatatgggaaaaacgcaaatatgggaaaaacgcaaacatgggaaaaacgcaaacatgggaaaaacgaaacatgggaaaaacgcaaatgtagtgaaagagaaatttgtggcacaacttgacaagaggaaagaatcagttggtaggacatagtctgaagcctcaagggttaacgaaatataggtcaaaagcaaatatgggaaaaacgcaagtatgggaaaaacgcaagtatgggaaaaacgcaagtatgggaaaaacgcaagtatgggataaacgcaagtatgggaaaaacgcaaatatgggaaaaacgcaaatatgggaaaaacgcaaatatgggaacaaggaaaatatgggaacaaggaaaatatggggacaaggaaaatatgggaacaaggaaaatatgggaacaaggaaaatatgggaaaaacgcaaatatgggaacaacgcaaatatgggaacaacgcaaatatgggaacaacgcaaatattggaaaaacgcaaatatgggagaaacgcaaatattggagaatcgcaaatatgggagaaacgcaaatatgggataacgcaaatatgggagaaacgcaaatatgggagaaacgcaaatatgggaaaaacgcaaatatgggaaaaacgcaaacatgggagaaacgcaaacatgagaaaaacgcaaacaagggaaaaacagaaacatgggaaaaacgcgaacatgggaaaaacgcaaacatgggaaaaacgcaaacatgggaaaaacgcaaacatgggaaaaacgcaaacatgggaaaaacgcaaatgtagtgaaagagaaatttgtggcagaacttgacaagatgaaagaatcagttggtagaacatagtctgaagcctcaaggtttaacgaaatataggtcaaaagcaaatatgggaaaaacgcaaatatgggaaaaacgcatatatgggaaaaacgcatatatgggaaaaacgcatatatgggaaaaacgcaaatatgggaaaaacgcaaatatgggaaaaacgcaaatatgggaaaaacgcaaatatgggaaaaacgaaaatatgggaaaaacgcaaatatgggaaaaacgcaaaaatgggaaaaacgcaattatgggaaaaacgcaattatgggaaaaacgcaattatgggaaaagcgcaattatgggaaaaatgcaagtgtaagaaaaaagaaattcgtggcacaacttgacaataggaaagaatcggttggttggacatagtctgaagcatgaggggttcaggaaatatgggaaaaacgcaagtatgggaaaagcgcaagtatgagaaaagcgtaaatatgggagaaacgcaaatgtagtgaaagagatatttgtggcacaacttgacaagaggaaaaaatcagttgctaggacatagtctgaagcctcaagggtcaaacgcaaatatgagaaaaatgcaaatatgggaaaaacgcaaatatcggaaaaacgcaaatatgggaaaaacgcaaatatgggaaaaacgcaaaaatgggaaaaacgcaaaaatgggaaaaacgcaaaaatgggaaaaacgcaaaaatgggaaagacgcaaatatgggaaaaacgcaaatatgggaaaaacgcaaatatgggaaaaacgcaaatatgggaaaaacgcaaatatggggaaaacgcaaatatgggaaaaacgcaaatatgggaagaacgcaaatatgggaataacgcaaatatgggaaaaacgcaaatatgggaaaaacgcaaaaatgggaaaaacgcaaaaatgggaaaaacgcaaaaatgggaaaaacgcaaaaatgggaaaaacgcaaaaatgggaaaaacgcaaatatgggaaaaacgcaaatatgggaaaaacgcaaatatgggaaaaacgcaaatatgggaaaaacgcaaatatgggaagaacgcaaatatgggaataacgcaaatatgggaaaaacgcaaatatgggaaaaacgcaaatatgggaaaaacgcaaacatgggaaaaacgcaaacatgggaaaaacgaaacatgggaaaaacgcaaatgtagtgaaagagaaatttgtggcacaacttgacaagaggaaagaatcagttggtaggacatagtctgaagcctcaagggttaacgaaatataggtcaaaagcaaatatgggaaaaacgcaagtatgggaaaaacgcaagtatgggaaaaacgcaagtatgggaaaaacgcaagtatgggaaaaacgcaagtatgggaaaaacgcaaatatgggaaaaacgcaaatatgggaaaaacgcaaatatgggaacaaggaaaatatgggaacaaggaaaatatgggaacaaggaaaatatgggaacaaggaaaatatgggaacaaggaaaatatgggaaaaacgcaaatatgggaacaacgcaaatatgggaacaacgcaaatatgggaacaacgcaaatattggaaaaacgcaaatatgggagaaacgcaaatattggagaatcgcaaatatgggagaaacgcaaatatgggataacgcaaatatgggagaaacgcaaatatggga
This Schistocerca piceifrons isolate TAMUIC-IGC-003096 unplaced genomic scaffold, iqSchPice1.1 HiC_scaffold_2249, whole genome shotgun sequence DNA region includes the following protein-coding sequences:
- the LOC124742239 gene encoding uncharacterized protein LOC124742239 codes for the protein MGKTQIWEKRKYGKNANMGKTQIWKKLKYGNNANMGPTQIWEKRKYGKNANMGKTQLWEKRNSGKNATMGKTQLWEKRNYGKNASMGKTQGWEKRKYGKDASMGKTQVWERRKHGKDASMGKTQVWERRKYGKNASVGKTQVWEKRKYGKNANMGITQTWEKRKCSEREICGTT